One region of Pseudomonadota bacterium genomic DNA includes:
- a CDS encoding GIY-YIG nuclease family protein: MNNYVYILECSDKTLYTGTTNNIEKRIQEHNNTKAGAKYTRGRRPVKLVYVEVCSTPSIALKREAEIKKLSRAQKLLLIRNSTG; encoded by the coding sequence ATGAATAATTACGTCTACATTCTGGAATGTTCCGATAAAACCTTATACACAGGTACCACCAATAATATAGAAAAGAGAATCCAGGAACATAACAATACCAAGGCAGGAGCCAAGTATACACGGGGCCGTCGGCCGGTAAAGCTGGTCTATGTCGAAGTCTGTTCCACTCCTTCCATCGCCTTAAAGCGAGAAGCGGAGATAAAGAAATTATCCAGAGCACAGAAATTGCTGCTCATAAGAAACAGCACCGGCTGA
- a CDS encoding ATP-binding protein — MIERGLRQSILQSLRKYPVVAILGSRQVGKTTLAKIISTEVGRDTIYLDLELDSDLNKLKDPELYLRQFTDTLVVIDEIQRVPDLFPLMRALVDQKRVGGRFLILGSASPDLIRHSSESLAGRIIYHELTPFNLDEVHEDIHTLWLRGGYPESYLSGDGNESFIWRESYIRTFLERDIPQLGIHIPAVQLRRFWTMIAHSHGQLWNGSKIASSLGLSNMTARRYLDILEDTFLLRQLQPFHGNAKKRTIKSPKVYIRDSGLLHALLKIHSHDDLHGHPVIGSSWEGFIIEQIAGLLPERTEIYFYRTVAGAESDLFFFDKKSSPVAVEIKYSLNPSITKGFRNACEDLACTKKFIIYPGKEMYPLGEGTYALPVGKLHILLGERQGHSQIS; from the coding sequence ATGATAGAAAGGGGTCTGCGGCAAAGCATCCTCCAGTCTCTGCGTAAATACCCTGTCGTGGCCATTCTTGGCTCAAGACAGGTCGGCAAGACTACACTGGCAAAGATCATAAGCACAGAGGTTGGTCGTGATACGATCTACCTGGATCTTGAGCTTGACTCTGATTTGAACAAACTGAAAGACCCCGAACTGTATCTGCGACAGTTTACCGATACGCTTGTTGTCATCGACGAGATACAAAGAGTGCCTGACCTTTTTCCGCTCATGAGGGCCCTCGTTGATCAGAAACGGGTGGGTGGCCGCTTCCTCATTCTCGGATCAGCGTCGCCTGATTTGATACGCCATTCTTCGGAAAGCCTCGCCGGGAGAATTATCTATCACGAGCTGACACCCTTCAATCTTGATGAAGTCCATGAGGACATACACACCTTGTGGCTTCGCGGGGGATACCCCGAAAGCTATCTTTCAGGCGATGGCAATGAGAGCTTTATTTGGCGCGAGTCTTACATACGGACGTTCCTCGAACGGGACATACCGCAGTTAGGCATTCACATTCCTGCCGTCCAATTAAGAAGGTTCTGGACCATGATTGCCCATTCTCACGGGCAACTTTGGAACGGAAGCAAGATCGCCTCAAGCCTGGGCCTCTCTAATATGACGGCGCGCCGATACCTCGACATCCTTGAAGACACTTTCCTGTTGCGCCAATTGCAGCCATTCCACGGGAACGCAAAGAAAAGAACCATAAAATCACCCAAGGTATACATTCGTGATTCAGGGCTGCTTCATGCTTTGCTGAAAATACATTCCCATGATGATCTTCATGGCCATCCTGTCATAGGCAGTTCCTGGGAAGGCTTCATCATTGAACAGATTGCGGGCCTTCTGCCGGAAAGAACCGAGATCTATTTCTATCGGACCGTGGCGGGCGCTGAAAGTGATCTGTTCTTCTTCGACAAAAAGAGCTCTCCTGTTGCTGTTGAAATAAAGTATTCTCTGAATCCAAGTATTACGAAGGGTTTTAGAAACGCCTGCGAGGACCTTGCCTGCACAAAGAAATTCATAATCTATCCCGGTAAAGAAATGTACCCCCTCGGTGAGGGGACCTACGCGCTTCCCGTGGGCAAACTCCATATACTCCTGGGGGAACGTCAGGGACATAGTCAAATTTCTTAA
- a CDS encoding sce7726 family protein, with the protein MVQNNRANTMNDPQIRKAFKAQFLKRYIEDNDTLVIDEFALGLGSARIDIGIINGTLNGFEIKSDNDTLKRLQNQRNVYNSIFDYVTLIVGYKHAFNAFKIIPEWWGVKLSHIDKKGIVHISNARSKKKNPSNDILSITKLLWRNEALGILEEIGFSSGFRSKTRDRICEHLVKVADRRYIHQKVCEKLKLRENWRSDLPRNSNDD; encoded by the coding sequence ATGGTACAAAATAATAGGGCAAATACAATGAATGACCCGCAAATACGAAAAGCATTTAAAGCGCAGTTTTTGAAAAGATACATAGAAGACAATGACACCTTGGTTATAGATGAGTTTGCATTAGGGCTTGGATCGGCTAGAATCGATATTGGCATAATAAATGGCACTTTAAATGGTTTTGAAATAAAAAGTGATAATGACACTCTCAAAAGACTTCAGAATCAGAGAAATGTATATAATTCAATATTTGATTATGTGACCCTTATTGTTGGATACAAACATGCGTTTAATGCATTCAAAATCATTCCAGAGTGGTGGGGTGTAAAACTATCACACATTGACAAAAAAGGAATTGTTCATATTTCCAACGCTAGAAGTAAGAAAAAAAATCCTTCAAATGATATATTATCAATAACAAAGCTTCTATGGAGAAATGAGGCCTTAGGTATATTAGAGGAAATTGGTTTTTCAAGTGGGTTTCGATCAAAAACACGAGATAGGATTTGTGAACATCTTGTAAAAGTTGCTGATAGAAGATACATTCATCAAAAAGTCTGCGAGAAGCTGAAGCTTAGAGAAAATTGGAGATCTGATTTACCACGAAACTCAAATGATGATTAA
- a CDS encoding type II toxin-antitoxin system RelE/ParE family toxin, translating into MKYRFLYTQRAHRDIKKLDDDVKKRIGKTLMRYLDAPLDYAESLTDSNLGSYRFRIGDYRIIFDIEGQDIVVLRIGHRRELYKR; encoded by the coding sequence GTGAAATACAGGTTTTTATATACACAAAGGGCTCACAGAGACATCAAAAAACTTGATGATGACGTAAAGAAAAGAATTGGTAAGACGCTCATGCGTTATCTGGATGCTCCCCTGGATTATGCTGAAAGCCTTACCGATTCAAACCTTGGTAGTTATAGATTTCGAATCGGGGATTACAGGATCATTTTCGATATAGAAGGCCAAGATATTGTGGTTTTGCGAATAGGCCACAGAAGGGAGCTTTATAAAAGGTAG
- a CDS encoding site-specific DNA-methyltransferase: MSNHKIFIADSRSMPEILDESVHLVITSPPYWQLKDYDSVRQIGFHDTYEEYINNLNLVWKECHRVLHGGCRLCINIGDQFARSVYYGRYKVIPIRTEIIKFCESFGFDYMGAIIWQKVTTCNTTGGATIMGSYPYPRNGIIKIDYEFILLFKKPGIPPLVNKAVKEQSKLSVEEWNEYFAGHWNFPGEKQDKHLAMFPEELPKRLIKMFSFVGETVLDPFLGSGTTSLTAKHLQRRSIGYEINESFLPVIRKKIGAEQADILSQTAIEVLKPARAAIDYRQEIQKMPYVFHDPVRFDKKIDPRKMTFGSKIEANGNGKEQYLHLKRVIAPNMMELNNDMIVRLIGIGTKAGKEPEAMKWLWDKLKGQNVYLKFDQAKYDENSRLLSYLYLKNNTFINLHFLRSHLVQLDETFPFRYHEKFKAILKEEIRL, translated from the coding sequence ATGAGCAATCACAAGATTTTTATAGCTGATTCTCGTTCGATGCCGGAAATTCTGGATGAGTCCGTTCATCTCGTCATTACATCGCCGCCTTACTGGCAACTCAAGGATTACGACAGTGTCCGGCAGATCGGCTTTCATGATACCTACGAAGAATACATCAACAACCTGAACCTTGTGTGGAAAGAATGCCACCGTGTCCTTCACGGTGGTTGCCGCCTGTGCATCAATATCGGTGATCAGTTCGCCAGATCTGTGTATTATGGCCGCTATAAAGTTATCCCCATCAGAACCGAGATCATCAAATTCTGTGAATCCTTCGGTTTCGACTATATGGGAGCCATTATCTGGCAGAAGGTGACGACCTGTAATACGACTGGCGGCGCCACGATTATGGGGTCGTACCCCTATCCCCGAAATGGAATTATCAAGATCGATTACGAATTTATCCTGCTCTTTAAAAAACCAGGGATTCCCCCGTTAGTCAACAAAGCGGTGAAAGAGCAGTCCAAGTTGTCTGTAGAAGAATGGAACGAATACTTTGCCGGACACTGGAATTTTCCCGGAGAGAAACAGGATAAGCATCTGGCCATGTTTCCCGAAGAGCTTCCCAAGCGGCTGATCAAGATGTTCAGCTTTGTCGGGGAAACGGTTCTTGATCCCTTCCTGGGAAGCGGCACGACCTCCCTGACGGCAAAGCATCTTCAAAGGCGCTCGATCGGATACGAGATCAATGAGTCCTTTTTACCGGTTATCAGAAAAAAAATCGGGGCTGAGCAGGCCGATATTTTAAGTCAGACCGCTATTGAAGTGCTTAAACCGGCACGGGCGGCCATCGATTACCGGCAGGAAATACAAAAAATGCCCTATGTATTTCACGATCCAGTCCGATTCGATAAGAAGATCGATCCCAGAAAGATGACCTTCGGGTCAAAAATAGAAGCCAACGGAAACGGTAAAGAGCAGTATTTACATTTGAAGCGCGTGATCGCTCCCAACATGATGGAACTCAACAATGACATGATTGTCAGGTTAATCGGCATCGGAACAAAGGCAGGCAAGGAACCGGAAGCTATGAAGTGGCTTTGGGACAAATTAAAGGGGCAGAACGTTTACCTGAAATTCGACCAGGCTAAATACGATGAAAACAGCCGGCTGCTTTCTTATCTATATCTGAAAAATAATACTTTTATCAATCTTCATTTTCTTCGCTCACATTTGGTCCAATTAGACGAGACCTTCCCATTCAGATATCATGAAAAGTTCAAAGCGATCCTGAAAGAGGAAATCCGACTATGA
- a CDS encoding response regulator — protein sequence MKRRKDMSEGLDVIVVDDDPAVCNVIAEIIERFYVWGKVRRFTDAEKAIAYCTNQKAGVAIFVLDVFMGKETGFGFLEAIGDKYPMAYEDTIIITGNASNDIVNMCIASDINHLIEKPIKPFALQLAVRAVVAKYIKFAKRLLDDPVFAESVAGL from the coding sequence TTGAAACGAAGGAAGGACATGTCTGAGGGCCTTGACGTAATCGTCGTTGATGACGACCCGGCAGTATGTAATGTGATCGCCGAGATCATAGAGAGGTTTTATGTCTGGGGCAAGGTGCGTCGCTTCACCGATGCGGAAAAAGCCATTGCTTATTGCACAAATCAAAAGGCAGGTGTTGCCATTTTTGTTCTCGATGTCTTTATGGGAAAAGAAACGGGGTTCGGCTTCCTCGAAGCCATCGGAGACAAGTACCCCATGGCCTATGAAGATACCATTATCATAACGGGCAATGCCAGCAACGATATCGTGAACATGTGTATTGCCTCGGACATCAACCACCTCATAGAAAAACCCATCAAGCCCTTTGCCCTGCAGCTTGCAGTGAGGGCCGTTGTCGCAAAATACATCAAGTTCGCCAAGAGGCTCCTTGACGACCCCGTCTTTGCCGAGAGCGTTGCCGGACTCTGA
- a CDS encoding methyltransferase domain-containing protein, whose translation MIPFNRLGLLFKLFSPLVYPWKTIDDLSGLLKGIEPGSLVLDIGAGTGILTQFAHKIRNDLKYVALDPAQGMIQYVPEYAYKVRAVAESLPFKKSVFSVVLIGDTIHHIDNPHKAIMEIKDCMILSGRLFIFDLNPDTFIGRIICRMERLFKEPANFYSPEILSEMLTGYGFRTKISRYDWRYSVMAELIDS comes from the coding sequence ATGATTCCCTTTAACCGTCTTGGCTTACTCTTCAAATTATTCTCTCCATTAGTCTATCCCTGGAAAACCATAGATGACCTTTCCGGACTTTTAAAAGGGATTGAACCTGGTAGTCTTGTGCTCGACATTGGCGCTGGCACAGGAATTCTCACTCAATTTGCCCACAAGATCAGAAATGACCTGAAGTATGTAGCGCTTGATCCTGCCCAGGGAATGATACAATATGTACCTGAATATGCGTATAAAGTAAGAGCAGTAGCAGAATCTTTGCCGTTTAAGAAAAGTGTTTTCAGTGTTGTACTCATTGGCGATACCATCCACCACATTGATAATCCTCATAAAGCCATCATGGAGATAAAGGATTGTATGATATTAAGCGGCCGCTTATTCATATTTGACCTGAATCCCGATACATTCATAGGTCGGATTATATGCAGAATGGAGAGATTGTTTAAAGAGCCGGCCAATTTCTATTCTCCTGAGATATTATCAGAGATGCTTACAGGATATGGTTTCAGGACAAAGATTAGTAGATATGACTGGAGATATTCTGTGATGGCTGAACTGATTGATTCTTAG
- a CDS encoding ribbon-helix-helix protein, CopG family encodes MPTKNARVNVVMEKPLYAAVNEIAEERELSMSMVVKDFIREAIELQEDQTLAGFAEIREASLKKALSHEDVWYH; translated from the coding sequence ATGCCGACAAAAAATGCAAGAGTGAATGTAGTGATGGAGAAACCACTCTACGCCGCCGTAAATGAAATTGCAGAAGAACGCGAACTATCAATGTCTATGGTAGTAAAAGACTTTATCAGGGAAGCAATCGAATTACAGGAGGATCAGACACTGGCAGGATTCGCCGAGATAAGGGAGGCATCTCTAAAGAAGGCTCTCTCTCATGAAGATGTATGGTATCATTGA
- a CDS encoding type II toxin-antitoxin system RelE/ParE family toxin produces MPYELYVERHAEKDLNKLPPPLFSQIAAKIRKLASEPHPRESKKIKGSLKDWRLRIGDYRVLYEIDNARKKITIMRIKHRREAYRDL; encoded by the coding sequence ATGCCCTATGAACTTTATGTAGAACGACACGCCGAAAAAGACCTCAATAAACTCCCGCCACCATTATTTTCACAGATTGCTGCAAAGATCAGAAAACTTGCTTCCGAACCTCACCCACGGGAAAGCAAAAAAATAAAGGGTTCGCTAAAGGACTGGAGGCTGCGCATCGGTGATTATCGTGTCCTTTACGAGATTGACAATGCAAGAAAAAAAATAACAATCATGCGCATCAAGCATCGCCGTGAAGCATATCGTGATTTATAA
- a CDS encoding BrnT family toxin: MVFEWDQDKNESNRKKHGIDFETARNIWFDDNRVEIEAPYPIESRWIVIGNVAGKIWVAVYTIRNSTIRIISVRRARTKEVKLYEKKTTG; this comes from the coding sequence ATGGTATTTGAATGGGACCAGGACAAGAATGAGTCTAACCGTAAAAAGCATGGGATAGATTTTGAGACCGCCAGGAATATCTGGTTTGACGACAACAGAGTTGAAATCGAGGCGCCCTATCCGATTGAGAGCAGATGGATTGTGATCGGAAACGTGGCAGGTAAGATATGGGTGGCTGTATACACCATCAGGAACAGTACTATCAGAATTATCTCGGTAAGGCGTGCGAGAACAAAGGAGGTGAAGCTCTATGAAAAAAAAACAACTGGCTAA
- a CDS encoding CopG family transcriptional regulator — protein sequence MKKKQLAKTSDEFDKRFDAGEDIHDLIDLSKAKTTRYNKKIRITLDVAESLVRDIDMIREKIGVDRGALIKVWLHEKVLLEKTSSGG from the coding sequence ATGAAAAAAAAACAACTGGCTAAAACATCAGACGAGTTTGATAAGAGGTTCGATGCGGGAGAGGATATTCACGACCTGATCGATTTGTCAAAGGCGAAAACAACCCGCTACAACAAGAAAATACGCATAACCCTGGATGTTGCCGAGTCCCTTGTGAGAGACATTGATATGATTCGTGAAAAAATAGGTGTTGACCGTGGGGCGCTCATAAAAGTATGGCTCCACGAGAAGGTCTTGTTGGAAAAAACATCTTCCGGTGGTTAG
- a CDS encoding type II toxin-antitoxin system VapC family toxin, which produces MNTILLDTDVLINFLRGNEKARDFFRSIVDESIICCSAITVAEIYAGMRLHEAKKTAELLDGLHIIDCTRQIAEKAGSYKASIKSQQLDLDDCIVAATAFISNSVLATGNDKHYPMKDVRKTIVRMGKKY; this is translated from the coding sequence GTGAACACTATTCTGTTAGATACTGATGTACTGATCAACTTTTTGAGAGGGAACGAAAAGGCAAGAGACTTCTTCCGTTCCATTGTAGACGAATCCATCATCTGCTGCTCAGCGATAACCGTGGCAGAGATATATGCAGGCATGAGATTGCATGAAGCAAAAAAGACAGCCGAACTCCTCGACGGCTTGCATATAATTGACTGCACCCGTCAAATAGCCGAAAAGGCAGGAAGCTATAAAGCATCAATAAAAAGCCAGCAGCTTGATCTGGATGATTGCATTGTTGCTGCGACGGCTTTTATCAGCAATTCTGTACTTGCAACCGGCAACGACAAACACTACCCGATGAAAGATGTCAGAAAAACTATTGTGCGAATGGGGAAAAAATATTAG
- a CDS encoding ImmA/IrrE family metallo-endopeptidase, translating into MNKIIKNESEYNAVLVEIEKLIDFDPVPGTKEADRLELLTLLVKDYEDKTYPKTLPSPIDAILFRMEQLNLNQRDLIPYIGSRSKVSEILGRKRPLTMSMIQALHTKLGIPASCLLQDQNIIEAKEDKIEWNRFPINEMIKRGWIVTTNVDISEQIEKLLKKYFQKLIQNNLLAPQAVLYRQTNHVRSGRKMDNYALYAWTAQTVLRAVDKKPSANYQHHTLDLDTMKKVAQLSVFDDGPKRAINLLNKYGISVVIEPQLPKMYLDGAAIMIFSDNPIISMTLRYDRIDNFWFTLMHELAHIAHHMNSEVKQYYDDLEVDDQGDIQEKEADNLATEALISTEEWIKSPASRLRSPEAAEHLAKKLGINPAIVAGRMRYEFKAYRLLNHLVGHGKIRVLFPEIKWR; encoded by the coding sequence ATGAATAAAATAATCAAAAACGAATCAGAATATAACGCCGTTCTTGTTGAAATTGAAAAGTTAATTGATTTTGATCCGGTTCCCGGCACTAAAGAGGCAGATCGCTTAGAATTACTGACACTCTTAGTAAAAGATTATGAAGATAAAACTTATCCCAAAACCCTTCCTAGCCCTATTGACGCTATATTATTTAGAATGGAACAGCTAAATTTAAACCAGCGCGATCTGATACCCTATATCGGAAGTAGAAGTAAAGTATCCGAAATTCTCGGTCGAAAACGCCCCTTAACAATGTCCATGATACAAGCCCTCCATACAAAACTTGGAATACCCGCAAGCTGTTTGCTCCAAGACCAGAATATTATTGAAGCGAAAGAAGATAAAATAGAATGGAATCGTTTCCCCATAAACGAAATGATAAAAAGGGGTTGGATTGTAACAACAAATGTTGACATAAGTGAACAAATAGAAAAACTGCTCAAAAAATATTTTCAAAAACTCATCCAAAATAACTTGCTTGCACCGCAAGCAGTTTTGTACCGTCAAACAAATCATGTGCGTTCAGGTCGAAAAATGGATAACTATGCCTTATACGCATGGACCGCACAAACTGTATTAAGAGCAGTGGATAAAAAACCTTCTGCCAACTACCAACATCATACTCTTGACTTGGATACTATGAAAAAGGTTGCCCAATTAAGTGTTTTTGATGATGGCCCTAAACGAGCAATAAATCTCCTTAATAAATATGGAATCTCAGTTGTCATCGAACCACAGTTGCCCAAGATGTACCTAGATGGTGCGGCAATTATGATATTCTCTGATAATCCCATAATAAGTATGACATTGCGCTATGATAGGATTGACAATTTTTGGTTTACCTTAATGCATGAATTAGCTCATATAGCGCACCACATGAATTCCGAAGTCAAGCAGTACTATGATGATTTGGAGGTAGATGACCAAGGAGATATTCAAGAAAAAGAAGCAGATAATTTGGCAACCGAAGCACTAATCTCAACAGAAGAATGGATCAAAAGTCCTGCAAGCAGGCTAAGATCGCCAGAGGCAGCTGAACACCTGGCAAAGAAACTCGGAATCAATCCGGCTATTGTAGCAGGAAGAATGCGCTACGAATTCAAAGCTTATCGCCTTTTAAACCATTTAGTGGGTCATGGTAAAATAAGAGTACTATTTCCAGAAATCAAATGGAGGTAA
- a CDS encoding type II toxin-antitoxin system prevent-host-death family antitoxin, giving the protein MAKGILKTKPQVVMKDGRPSAVIIDINDYRELLEKLEDKEDLADLEKIRMGGIQVRKFEDYLTEHNNAL; this is encoded by the coding sequence ATGGCAAAGGGCATCTTAAAAACTAAACCCCAGGTGGTAATGAAAGACGGAAGACCAAGCGCCGTAATAATTGACATTAACGACTACCGTGAATTACTCGAAAAGCTTGAAGACAAAGAAGATCTTGCAGACCTTGAAAAGATACGCATGGGTGGCATACAGGTGAGGAAATTTGAGGATTACCTGACGGAACATAATAATGCCCTATGA
- a CDS encoding cupin domain-containing protein, whose amino-acid sequence MKVVRFSSAESYEPEKDWRRVSLCSEKDISIEHFVKPPHHSSPNHNHPNAQVMIVLKGKLAIITDKEEQVLDEGDAVYIPGNEMHIVTNPLDEPSVGIDIFIPGRSFDFWLKRKTA is encoded by the coding sequence ATGAAAGTAGTCCGTTTCAGCAGTGCCGAAAGCTACGAGCCGGAGAAAGACTGGAGGCGGGTAAGCCTTTGCAGCGAAAAGGATATTTCCATTGAGCATTTCGTGAAACCGCCGCACCACTCATCACCGAACCACAACCATCCGAACGCGCAGGTGATGATCGTCCTGAAGGGCAAGCTCGCAATCATCACCGATAAAGAGGAACAGGTTCTTGACGAGGGCGATGCGGTCTATATCCCCGGAAATGAAATGCATATTGTTACAAACCCGCTTGATGAACCGTCCGTCGGCATTGACATATTTATTCCCGGCCGGTCATTCGATTTCTGGCTGAAACGAAAAACCGCCTGA
- a CDS encoding radical SAM protein yields MIVKEIEAKTILSKSQIYDYALNAYVGCQHNCIYCYARFMKRFTGHREQWGEFVDVKMNAAELLTREVRKKKKGTVWISGVCDAYQYVEQKYMLTKRCLEILVENGWPLAIQTKSPLVLRDIGILKRSADAEVSFTITTADDKVRMIFEPGAPPIEKRIEALGVLHAEGIKTVVMVAPMLPGADRLVDMLKGKVDHALIDRYNYHYADRAYKKHGMEWAMDEEFFQDKGEELKTAFEKAGIPCQKLY; encoded by the coding sequence ATGATCGTTAAAGAGATCGAGGCAAAAACCATTCTCTCTAAATCCCAGATCTATGACTATGCCTTGAATGCCTATGTGGGATGCCAGCATAATTGCATCTACTGCTACGCAAGGTTCATGAAGAGATTTACCGGACACCGCGAGCAATGGGGAGAGTTCGTGGACGTAAAGATGAATGCTGCTGAACTCTTAACTCGGGAGGTCAGGAAAAAGAAAAAAGGAACCGTCTGGATAAGCGGGGTGTGTGATGCATATCAATATGTAGAACAGAAGTATATGCTCACCAAGAGATGCCTCGAAATCCTCGTTGAGAACGGCTGGCCGCTCGCGATCCAGACAAAATCCCCTCTGGTACTGAGGGACATAGGGATATTGAAGAGATCAGCGGATGCAGAGGTCTCGTTCACCATAACAACTGCGGATGATAAGGTACGGATGATCTTCGAACCGGGCGCTCCGCCGATAGAGAAACGGATTGAGGCGTTGGGAGTTCTTCATGCAGAGGGGATCAAAACTGTTGTTATGGTCGCTCCCATGCTTCCCGGAGCTGACAGACTCGTGGATATGCTGAAGGGCAAGGTAGACCATGCTTTAATCGATAGGTACAACTATCATTATGCTGACCGGGCGTATAAAAAGCACGGAATGGAATGGGCCATGGATGAGGAATTCTTTCAGGACAAAGGCGAGGAATTGAAGACCGCATTTGAAAAGGCAGGGATACCCTGCCAGAAACTGTATTGA
- a CDS encoding beta family protein codes for MFNHKHYVPVLRWKQAEREALQCLESNTQDRITPLIELIPSNFKEKKTTPTFDLMLSQTIDGIFDSWGKKRFFIDLQHLDPNFRPPTGEHILCRFGEESDKRGLSYVPTTGLSRVRAYQDAVKVLSKKSKSGVCIRLFLSDLRRNKISSELYDLLELIGASPKNSDLIIDCQYITDNNLNFKNIGREIPDVQDWRTFTVIGGAFSKDLSGFSVGQHELARLDWMTWKNILKSKPSWLRLPSYGDYTIQHPIYSEPPAWSNFSASIRYTSGDCWIIMRGEGVFNQDGPGYAQWPANAELLCDRSEFCGEGFCFGDKYIKDMSMQVIHPGSPTTWLRAGINHHLSFVVNQISNFL; via the coding sequence ATGTTTAACCACAAGCACTATGTTCCTGTATTGAGATGGAAACAGGCTGAGAGAGAAGCACTTCAATGCTTGGAATCAAATACGCAAGATAGAATCACTCCACTAATTGAATTGATCCCCTCCAATTTTAAAGAAAAAAAGACTACCCCCACCTTTGATCTAATGCTTTCTCAAACGATAGACGGAATTTTTGATTCTTGGGGAAAAAAACGATTTTTCATAGATCTGCAGCATTTAGACCCTAACTTTAGGCCCCCTACGGGCGAGCATATACTCTGTCGGTTCGGAGAGGAATCCGATAAAAGGGGATTAAGTTACGTACCGACAACCGGCTTGAGCAGGGTTCGAGCATACCAAGACGCTGTAAAAGTTTTGTCAAAAAAAAGCAAAAGTGGAGTTTGTATTCGATTGTTTTTGAGTGATTTAAGGCGCAACAAGATCAGCAGCGAACTTTACGATCTATTGGAGCTAATTGGTGCGAGCCCAAAGAATTCAGACTTAATAATTGATTGCCAATATATTACAGACAATAATTTGAACTTTAAAAATATTGGTAGGGAAATACCAGATGTGCAAGATTGGCGAACATTTACAGTAATCGGTGGCGCATTTTCCAAAGACCTTTCAGGATTCAGCGTGGGACAACACGAATTAGCTCGACTTGATTGGATGACTTGGAAAAATATTTTAAAATCAAAACCATCTTGGCTACGACTTCCAAGTTATGGGGATTATACTATCCAACATCCGATTTATTCTGAACCACCTGCATGGTCAAATTTTAGCGCAAGCATACGATATACATCAGGCGATTGCTGGATTATTATGAGAGGGGAGGGTGTATTTAATCAAGACGGGCCTGGATATGCCCAATGGCCTGCTAACGCAGAATTGTTATGTGATAGGTCTGAATTCTGTGGAGAGGGTTTTTGTTTTGGGGATAAATACATAAAAGATATGAGCATGCAGGTCATACACCCAGGAAGTCCCACGACTTGGTTAAGGGCAGGCATTAATCATCATTTGAGTTTCGTGGTAAATCAGATCTCCAATTTTCTCTAA
- a CDS encoding MjaI family restriction endonuclease — protein MSELIQEFRGRKLEEWEKWYLSSHPEAIEKAKTKIMQMIDNFKQVITKIDEEMIKTWVKDLVIVKTFVGLKFQEAILKRVAAHTGKSYRISVPEEEAKGIDGYIGDNPVSIKPQTYESKQMLPENIGVQIIYYDKVKDGINIFFDEF, from the coding sequence ATGAGTGAATTGATCCAGGAATTCCGGGGCAGGAAGCTGGAAGAATGGGAAAAGTGGTATTTGAGCAGCCACCCCGAAGCGATCGAAAAAGCGAAAACCAAAATCATGCAGATGATCGATAACTTCAAACAGGTTATTACCAAGATAGATGAAGAAATGATCAAAACATGGGTCAAAGACCTGGTCATCGTGAAAACGTTTGTCGGCCTGAAATTTCAGGAGGCGATTCTGAAACGTGTCGCAGCGCATACGGGAAAATCTTACAGGATATCCGTTCCTGAAGAAGAAGCAAAGGGGATCGACGGTTATATTGGCGACAATCCTGTCAGCATCAAACCGCAGACGTATGAATCGAAGCAGATGTTACCGGAAAACATCGGGGTGCAAATTATCTACTATGACAAGGTAAAGGACGGGATAAACATCTTTTTTGATGAATTCTGA